The Alphaproteobacteria bacterium genomic sequence ACAAAATCCACATATTTTGACGCTTTCACCCCCTTTGTCTTTAAACCCAAAATGGTTTGCACATCATACGGCTTATACAATTAGTAAATTCGGGATGAGCATGTGCGTTTTAGGAATGGCAGAAGAATTTAGAAAATATAAAATATCGGTCAATGCGTTATGGCCACAAACCATTATTGGAACGGCAGCTCTTCAATTGTTAGGTGACGCAGCACCGATAGAGGGCGCACGAACACCCGAAATCGTAGCAGATGCTGCTTACTTTATTTTAAATGCTCAAAATCCACAAACAGGTCAATTTTTTAATGACGAAGAAGTGCTTAAATTAAACGGGATAAATGATTTTACGCGTTACGCTATTAATCCAAATCATCCGTTGATAACTGATTTGTTTTTAGATGATTTTAATTATAAAACAGATCAAAAAAAAGCGATTTAATAAATTTATGCTTATATGATTTATGGTAACTTCCCAGGAGGGTGTACGAATTTTGAACATCTCACTCCTACGTCCCGCGACCATAACATTACCCATAAGTATAATAACCTATTGATACTTAATATGAATTTTTAGACAATGTCCTCTTTTTAAGGGGCATATCTAT encodes the following:
- a CDS encoding NAD(P)-dependent oxidoreductase, producing MTMLKNRTIFITGATRGIGKAIALKAAKDGANIVVTGKTENPHPKLPGTIYETAHEIEQLGGKALPILMDVRDDAQVAEAVQKVGNHFGGIDVLINNASAISLTPVEYTPLKKFDLMMDVNLRGTYALSQACLPFLKKAQNPHILTLSPPLSLNPKWFAHHTAYTISKFGMSMCVLGMAEEFRKYKISVNALWPQTIIGTAALQLLGDAAPIEGARTPEIVADAAYFILNAQNPQTGQFFNDEEVLKLNGINDFTRYAINPNHPLITDLFLDDFNYKTDQKKAI